The Saprospiraceae bacterium genomic interval CCAAACTCAATCTGGCAGATTATTATTTAATCATTGGAGAAAGATGGGAAGCAACCTTATTGTATTCTCAGGTGGATAAAGATTTTACTGAAGATGAACTCGGAGAAATGGCACGTTTTAAAAATGCACGGCTCTCCTATTTTGCAGGCGACTTTCAATGGGCGCAGGAACAATTTGACATTTTAAAAAATGCAACCAGCAGACTGATCTCAAACGATGCAATCGATCTCTCGGTTTTTATTCTCGACAATCTGAACCAGGACTCAACAGGTGAAATACTTTTGAAATACGCTTCAGCAGAATTAAAATTATTCCAGAATCAGTACGATTCGGCACTGTGGATACTCGACAACATCTCGTTTACGGATCCTGAAGTAGTTTTCCTGGAAGACGACGTGTGGTATCTCCAGGCTAAAATTTATCAGCAGCAGCAACGTCTGGATGAAGCCATTGAAAAATATCAGAAGATCCTCGATAAACATCCGGAAGAGATCAGAGCCGACAATGCCTTATGGGAAATGGCTAAAATATACGATCAGCATTTAAATAACACAGCTAAAGCCATGGAGCTCTACGAAAAATTGTTTATTGATTTTAGCAACAGCGTACAGGCCGTGGAAGCCAGAAAACGATACAGACAACTCAGAGGCGATAAACTTCAATAAATTGCTACTGAGCTTAAGGGGGGGGGGAAAATTTGGGGGGGGGGTGGGTAGGGAGGAATTTTTTTTTTTTTAAAAAAAAAAAAATTTTTTTTTTTGTTTGGGAAGAGGGAAAAAATTTGGGGGGTCTTTTTTTTTTTTTGGGGGAAAAAAAAAAAAAAATAATATATATTTGGGGGGGGGGGGTTGGTGTTTCCCCCCCCCCCTGTGTGGGGGGGGGGGGCGGCCGCGGGGGGGGGGGTGTGGGTTGGGTCTCGAAAAAAAAAAAAAAAAAAAAAGGTGGGGGGGGGGGGGAGGTTTATTTTTTGTTTTTTTTTTTGTGTTTTTTTTTTTTTTTTTTTTTTTGGGGGGGTTTTTTCCCCCATTAAGGGGGGGGGGAACCGGGGGGGGGGGGGGGGGGGGGGGGGGGTTTTTGGGTTTTGAAAAAAAAAAAAAGTTTTTGATTTGATCCCTTTAAAATTCCAAACGGAATTTATCGCTTAAATAGAGTACCCAAAAGTTTTCCAAACAATCCTCCACCACTGCTTTGATTTGCGGCAGGTTGACCGCCACTCAAAACTCCTCCGATTACATTTCCTAAAAGGTCTCCAAAGGCACCTCCCTGGGCAGATTGTGCAGAGCCCATGAGAATGCTGGCAAGATCGATGATCTGTCCGGCTCCACCCGAGGGCGCAGCTTGTGCTTGTGGGGCATTACCCCCGGAGCGTAATAATTTACCCAAAACCGACATGACAACAGGTGCCAATATGGGCATCAGTTTCATGATCTGCGATAAATCCAATCCTGATTTCTGACTGATGTTTTGAGCGACTGCTTCCTGTTTATTGCCAAGAATATGGCCTAAAATTCCCATACCATTGGCCTGATTGCCGCTTGCGGTTCCCGACATCATACCACCAACAAAACCCATGATATCGTCCAGCGAACTGCCATCGTGGTCGCGGTCCAAAGCGCTAAGAAGGGAGTTCAACCCGGTTCCCGAAGAAGTATTGTTTGCCAATCCACCCACCAGGGCAGTAAAAATTCCTTGGGTAGCGGTTGCAGTCTGGTCTTCAGAAGCTCCAATCTGCTGACTGATTTGGCCAAGAACCTGATTATTCATCTGGTCCTGCAGCATTTTCATGAGGTCCATATTTCTTTTTTTAAAATTAAGGTACAAAGGAACACAATTGCAAACAGATTTCCTAATGCTTATGTCTTGCTTAAATGAACAGGAATGTTCTGCCTTCTAAATTATTTTTTTCTGAAATTTAAACTTTCTGAAATTAATAAACTAACGTTCGTTAGTAATTATTCTGACTTTAAATACAAATCAAATAAAAAAACCTCCCAGCCTCCCAGCCTATATGCCTACATGCCTCCAAGCCAAGCCTCCAAGCCTCCAAGCCTACATGCCTCCCAGCCTCCCAGCCTCCCAGCCTCCCAGCCTCCATGCCTCCAAGCCTACATGCCTACATGCCTCCAAGCCTCCCAGCCTCCAAACACTTTGCTCTCCCCTCCATCATCCCTTCTCCAGCTCTTTTTCGATCAACGGTTTTTCATCGCTCACGTGCTGACCGCTTAACGGGGAAGGTTCTGCTGATTTGTCTTTGTGATAGGGCGACGGACCAATCAATCGCTCTACGTCGGATTTGTGTAAGACTTCTTTGCGAAGTAATTCCTGGGCAAGAATTTCCAATTCTTTTCCTTTATCCTTCAATAAATTTTGAGCACGCAGATATTGAGATTCAATCAGAACTCTTACTTCCTGATCCATGATGCGGGCTGTATCTTCACTGTAGGGTCTTTGAAAGGCTTCTTGTGAAAGTCCGTAGTAAGATACGTTGCCTATTTTATCGTTCATCCCAAAAACATTGACCATACTGTAAGCCATTTTTGTGACGTGGTCCAGGTCGCTTTGAGCTCCGGTCGATATTTTATCAAACATGATCTTCTCCGATGCTCGTCCGCCTAATGTCATGCACATGCGGTCGAGTAAAGCTTCGGTGCGCGTAATGTATTCCTCCTTGGGCAGATACTGAGCGTATCCTAAGGTCCCAATCCCTCTTGGAACAATCGTGACTTTGACCAACGGAGATGCATATTGCAAATACCATCCGATAATGGCATGTCCGGCTTCGTGGTAAGCAATGATCTCCTTTTCTTCGGGGGAGATCAGTTTGTTCTTCTTTTCCAATCCGCCGATGACGCGATCCAGAGCATAGTTGAAGTCATCCAGGTCGATGGCTTTTTTATCTCTTCTTGCTGCAACCAAAGCGGCTTCATTGCAAATATTGGCAATTTCTGCACCAGCAAATCCGGGCGTCATTTCGGCAAGAACATAAGGAGTCACATCTTCAGCAAGTTTCAAGGGCTTCAAATGAACCTTGAATATTTCCTCGCGCCCCTTGAGGTCAGGAGGATCTATACCAATTTGCCTGTCGAATCTTCCGGGGCGCAGCAAAGCGCTGTCTAAAACATCCGGACGATTGGTAGCTGCCATCAGGATTACACCAGACTCTGTTCCAAACCCATCCATTTCCACCAGCAACTGATTCAGTGTGTTTTCGCGTTCGTCATTTCCCCCCTGAATTGTGTTTCTGCCCCGGGCACGGCCCACGGCGTCGATCTCATCGATGAAAACAATACACGGAGCTTTTTCGCGGGCCTGTCGGAATAAATCCCTTACCCTCGAAGCCCCGACACCCACAAACATTTCCACAAAATCGGAACCCGATATGGTAAAGAAAGGAACAGCGGCTTCTCCAGCCACAGCTTTGGCCAACAGTGTCTTTCCCGTTCCGGGAGGCCCTACCAGCAAAACTCCTTTCGGAATTTTTCCTCCGAGCGAAGTATATTTTTTAGGATTTTTTAGAAAATCCACTATTTCCATAACCTCTTCCTTGGCTTCGTCCAATCCGGCCACATCTTTGAATGTCACATTGGTCGATTCATCTTTTTCAAACAGCGTAGCTTTCGATTTGCCAATGTTGAAGATTTGCGCTCCCGGACCGGAACCTCCACCGCCGACGCGACGCATCAAAAACATCCAGATGGCCAGGATGATGAGAAAAGGAACAACAAAAGACAAAATCGGACCCAGCCAATTTTGTTTTTCTTCATAACTGATGCTGATTTTATTGGGAAGATGGTCGTTATACTTGTCGATTTTCTCCTGGAATTTTTCAGCAGGTCCGATATTAAAATAATATTGCGGACGACTGCCTTGAGTTGCACTCAACTTGTCTTTGTAATCATCTTTGTTGATCGATTCAGGCCTTAAATAAACATAAGCCTGTTTTAGATTGACCACTTCAATTTTCTCGATATCGCCCCTCAAAGCCATATCGTCAAATCTCACTGAATTGATGTTGCCTTTACCGGGTGAAGCCATATAAAATAAATTCACTCCGATAATGACCAGTAAAATGATTCCGTATATCCAATAGGCGTTAAACCCCTCTCCGGGTTTTTTTGGTTGGCCGCTGGGCGATGGTTGTTTTTGCTCCATGTTGATTGAATACTAATTCCAGATGATAAACGATGTACTTCAAATTAAGTTGCGGCTCCTACAGATTCTGGTACTCTGTAATGCGGGCATCACTCCATAAATCCTCGAGTTCGTAGTACCTCCTCGTTTCCTTATCGAAGATGTGCACGACTACGTCAAAAAAATCGACCAATACCCATTTTGCCCCAAGCTGGCCTTCTGAGTGGGCTATATTTCCGGTTTCTTCTTTGACCCGGCGTTCCACATTCCCTGCGATCGCTTTTATTTGTGTGCTGCTGTCTCCCTCGCAAATGATAAAATAAGAACTTGGCGCATCGGGAAGCTTTCGCAAATCAAGAAGGACGATGTTTTTACCTTTGATATCGCGAATGGCATCGATGATGAGGTCCAGAAAAACTTGATCTTTTTGGGAGGCGGATTTGGATTTTGATAACAGTGTTGACAATATTAACTATTGAATTTTAAAGAAGTAAATATATAAATATTTTTGAATATAATATTATAAATGCTGCCCATGCGATTTGATTTTCCACACCTGTCATTTACAAGTACGGACTCTACGAATTTGCAGGCACTAAATTACCTATCAAAAACCAATCCAGAGTCGGGTTTTATGCTGATTGCAGACTTTCAGACAGCAGGCAAAGGACAATTTGGCAGAAATTGGGAAAGCGAGACGGGTACGAACCTACTCTGCAGTTTCATTTTTGGTCCGCTAAACTGGTCAATCAAACAATTATTTAATCTGCATTTAATATCCGCATTGGCTATTTTCCGGTTACTGGAAGAAAATCAACTCAATAAACTGAGTATCAAATGGCCCAATGACATCTATGCAGGCAACAAAAAAATAGCAGGAATATTAATCCAAAACATCATCAAAGAGCAAAAACTCCAATGGACGGTGATAGGATGCGGAATAAATGTCAATCAATCCCAGTTTTCAGATACCATAAATGCAAGTTCCATATTCCTCGAAACCGGAATGAAATTTTCAATAGATGTTTTGGCCTGCCGCTTAAGAGAATTACTTATTGAATATTTTCAAGCCGGGCACCGGATGGAAGATTTGTTGGCCAAATACAACGCTGCCTTATATGGCAAAAATCAATTGAAATCATTACGCTTAAAAAATGATGAATCAATTCGCGTAGAAATTCAATCCGTCAACGCGATCGGAAATTTAATCGCCAAAAATGAACATGGCGAATTTTTAGAACTGACTCATGGCGAAACGAATATTGATTGGTAATGCATGTATTTTCTGCTATGGTATTGGATTTAAAATCATTCCATTGAAATATTACAAATTCGCAATCAAATTTCACAAGCTTAACTTCAACTTTATTTTCCAAGGTTTGATTACCTAAAAGTCAAAAAGTCGAAGGGCCGAAATGTCAATTTATTTCCCGCACCGGCCGGGGGGGTTTTTTTTTTTAAAAAAAAGAAAAAAATTTTGGGGGGGGGGGGGGGGGGGGGGATTGGGGGGTTTCTTTTAATTAGTTTTTTATCAAAATTTCAAAAAGTCGAAACTTCGAAACTTCGAAACTTCGAAACTTCGAAACTTCGAAACTTCGAAACTTCGAAACGTCAAAAGGTCAAAAAGTCAAAAAGTCAAAAGGTCAAAAAGTCAAAACCTCTCAAATTAATACCGCCCCTAATTAAAATGTTTTCTATCCTTTACTATAATTTGAACCGGATTTTCTCCTTCTCCATTTAAAGAACTCCATCCATATCACACTTAATAATCCCAACCCCGCACACATCATAACTTCAGCAAACTTTAGAGCTTCAAATCTGAAAACCGTTTGCAATGCAGGATGATAAAGTGTTGTCATCAAGGCCAGAATGGAAATTCCAAGAATGAGCGGAACCAATTTATTTTTATAACGCAGCGTGGTCCAGATCGATTCGATAAATGAGCGATTAACGAGCGTTAGGAACACGTTTGCAAAAACCAGGTTCGTATAAAGCAAACTCCTCACTTTTTCTTCCGGATAGGAAGCATACATCGCGTACCGGGCAACGGCCAGACAAAATGCTGTGATCACAAGTCCCTGGACGATGCTGGTATTTAACTCACTCCAGGTGAACAATTCATTGGTGGATTTTCTCGGAGGTTTGACCATCGATTGTGGCTCAATGGGTTCATTTTCAAATACAATAGAACAAGTTGGCCCCATAATGAGCTCTAAAAAAACAACGTGAACCGGTGAAAAGAAATCGGTATAATCCCAAAAGAAGATCAGCGGCAAGGTCACAATCAGGATGATGGGGATGTGGATGGATATAATGTATTGTATGGCCTTCTTCAGGTTTTCGTAGATACGTCTTCCCAGTGCAATTCCATCGACCAATTTAGAAAGATCGTCATTGGCTAAGATCAGAGAAGAACTTCGCCGGGCCAATTCGCTGCCTTTGCGTCCCATGGCAATGCCGATGTGCGATGCTTTAAGGGCCGGGCCATCATTGACACCGTCGCCCGTCATCGAAACAATTTGTCCGGAATTCTTCAAGGTTTCAATGACCTTCAATTTGGCTTCTGGGTACATTCTGGAAAATACTGCGGTCGAGTTCAACTCCAAAACTAACGATTGTTCGTTCATCGCCATGACTTCATCTCCCGTGCAAAATTTGCTTGTCTGCTGAATGCCGATTTGCCTGGCAACAGCAAGCGTGGTGTTTGAAAAATCACCGCTTAGAATTTTTACGTCAATGCCTGCCTGATAAAATTTCCGGATGGTATCTTTTATATTTTTTTTCGGGGGATCGTAAAAGCTGACTAATCCCAGCATCTGCATTTTAAATTCAAAGGGATCCGCCGGAAAATCAGATAATCGTTCGTTGCTTCCTGCGACGGCAAGCACCCGATGCCCTAAATCAGCCAGACTTTGCGATTGTTCAACAAGCCGTTTTTCCTCTTCTGGAGTGAGGCCGCAAATTTTTATGACGCTTTCCAACCCACCTTTACAGGCCAGAAGCTGTTGGCCTTCCGGGTTTTCAAATACATGAATCATCATAGGAGGCCTGCCTGCTAATGGATATTCCCGGACCATGCTAAACACCAGTCTTAAATCTTCCGTGCAAATTTGTTCATAGGCCTGGTGAATGGACTGCTCCATGGGATCAAAGGGCGATTCCTCCGAACTCCACATGGCAAATTCAATCACCTTGTTTGCCGAAGCATGTCGTTCTTTCAACTGAGAAAGTTTACCCTCCTGAAATGAGTAAATCCCTTCCAGCTGCATTTGATTTTCGGTGATGGTTCCGGTTTTATCCAGACATAGCACGCTGACACCGCCCAGCGTTTCAACCGTCATGGGGTTTTTTACAAGCACCTGATTTTTATAAAGTTGTAAAGCTCCCAGGGCCATGAAAGTGCTGAAGGCTACCGGAATTTCTTCGGGTAAAACAGACATACTCAAGGTCAATCCTTTCAATAATCCAAAAATAAAGTTTTGTGTAATGTAATATTGAATGGCCCAGATGATCGCGAAAGCAACCAATCCGAACTGCACCATTTTCTGAACAAAATTTTGAATCTGGATTTGGATCGGGGTTTTTACAGCTTGGATATTTTTGAGTTGCTGCTGTATTTTTCCCAATCTGGTTTCTCTTCCTAAAAACTTAACTTCTGCGATGCCATAACCCGACATGACTTGTGTGCCTTGAAAAATGTCGCGGTCATTCGAATCCAGGCCTTTATATAGGGGAATCGACTCACCAGTCAGGATACTTTCATTTATAGTTAGATCGTGACTTTCCAACAGCTTCGCATCGGCAGGGATCAGATCTCCATCTTCGATCAAAAAAACATCTTCCAATACCAAATCATCCTGTTCTATCATCAGAAATTCGGCATTTCTGAATACTTTGATTTTTGGTTCGAGTAGCGATTTCAACGCCTTCTCGGCCCTGGAGCTTCGATGTTCCTGAAACAGGCTGATGCCCGAAACAAAACCAAGTGCAGCAAGCATGATCCATGCTTCTTCGTTCTCACCAAGTAAAAAGTAAATTCCGGCAGTTGCGACAAGAATAAGAAAAAGAGGTTCGGTGATGATGGAAAGCAAAATTTCCAACCAACCGGGCAGCCCTTCTTTTTGGAGCTTCTGAACTTCCGATTTTTTTCTCTGAACCTTGACCTGTTCGCTGGTCAGCCCGGTATATTTTCCTGTGATCACTCTGATATATCTCTATGATCCCGTTTTCAAAATCTCATATAGTCGGAGGGATTGACAGGTTTCCCCTTATACCACAATTCAAAATGCAAGTGGGGTCCGCTGGTCAATGTGCCCGTATTTCCAATGATCGCAATGGCTTCACCGGACCTTACCCGGGAACCGGTTTTCTTCAGGAGCGCTGAATTGTGTTTGTAAATGCTCACCAGATTGTTTCCATGCTGAAGCGCTATGGTATGCCCATTTTCGATGGACCAGTCTGCCTGGATCACGGTTCCTTCGAGGACTGCTTTGATGGGTGTGTTTTGGGCAGCCATGATATCGACCCCCAAATGGCCGGTTTCGGGATTGTATTTTGCACCCATGGGTCCACGGATCGGAGATATCAGTTGTACCGGTGAATTGACCTCAGAGACATCGGTTCCCAGACTTCTGGAAATGGGGATGGATTTGCGCTCCTGATTTTTGTCTTTTTGGGGATTTTCACGGGCCAGTAATGACTCAAATTCAGCCCTTAGAAGACTGTCTTCTTTGACCTTTGGCTCGGATTCCGGTTTAACCTGCTTGATTTGCACGTTTTTGGTGACCTCCGACCGGGTTTGCGGTTTGCCCTCCAATATTCTTTGGATTCCTTCTATGTAAGTGTCGCGGGCTGCGATTGATTTTTCCAGTCCCTGAATCTTCCTGTCCAGTTCCATAAACTCCCTTTGAGACCGGACATCCCCGTAGCCGGGTATGTACTTTTTCACAGGGGTAAATATGATCAGCAACAACAGAAATAAACCCAAAACAAAAACCAGGGTGCTGGCCAACAGATAAATATTCTTCAGCGTGACCCGGTAACTTGCAGTTTCTTCAAATGTTTCTTCATTCCGGATGATGAAAAGGAACCGTTTTTCAAGGTGTTGCTTGAGCCATTTTCTCGCTTTTTGGACATGAATTGACATTCTTAAAATTACTTTAAATTATAATAAATTTGCGCGAATTCAGTTATAATAGACATCTTTGATCGCATTCATGAAAATTTCCATTCAAACCCTGTTTTTAAGCCTCCTCATTTGTGCACTCCTGACCGATGGTTGTGTTAGTCGGAGAAAGAAAGGAGAAACTTCTGCCCTGGGTCGGTTTTATCATAATACTACGTCAAAATACAACGGTTATTTTAACGCCAACGAAATCATGCAGGAAGTCGTTCTGACTTTACATCAGAATCACAAAGATAACTACAATAAAATTTTACCGGTTTTTCCATATAATGCTGTCGAATCTGCCGATCCGGTGAAATCCAAACTGGACAAAGCCATAGAAAAAGTAGGTGTAGTCATTACCAACCACCGGGTGAGTCATTGGACAGACGATTGTTATTTATTGCTGGCGAAAGCCCAATACCTCAAGAAAGATTACGAAACGGCCGAAAGTTCCTATAAATTTTTTCTGGAAGAATACGATCCTTTTAAGAATCGATTGAAATCTAAAAAGATCAAAGCAAAAACCAGCAAAGAGAAAAAGAAGGAAGCCGAAGAATTGAAAAAAGAAAGGCAAAAGGCCGCTGAACAAAAGGCAAAAGATCGCAAAAAAGCCCAGAAAGAAAGAGCAAAAGCCAGAAAGAACAAATCAAAGCCATCTGAAGCTAAACCAGCCGACGATAAAAAACCTGCAGCCGATAAATCTGAACTGGCTACACCAACCCCGGTTACCCCTAAACAAGACCAATCTGATCTCACCAATGAAGGCTCCTGGTTGTTTCCTCATTATCCCGCCTATTGGGAAGGTGCTATCTGGGCTGGTAAAAACCTCGTTGAACGCGGTAAGCCCTACGAAGCAGAACAACTGTTCCGAAAAGTTGAAAACGATCCTTATGCAAGAAGTGAACTGAAAGCAGAACTCTATGCTTCCTACGCAGATTTGTACCTCAAAACGGATCAGGATGCAAAAGCAATTTCCGCCCTGAAATCGGCCATCGAATTTTCCGAAGAGAAAAAAGAACGTGCACGTTATGCATACATCCTCGGACAGCTTTACCAAAAAGCAGCACGCTATGAAAATTCAAACGAGTATTTTAATGCATGCATCAAAGACAAAGCAGGTTACGACTTGGTTTTCCATGCCCGATTGAATGTATTGCTCAATGATGCTGCGGCAGGAAATTCTGTACAAGAGATCGCTAAAAAGATGGAAAAACTTTTGGAAGATCCTAAAAACAGCGACTACAAAGGAGAAATGTACTATGCTCTGGGTATGATTTCTTTAAAAGACGGGAACAAGGATACCGCCGTTTCCTATTTTAATCTGTCGCTTCGATCTCCAAACGTAAGTAACACGCAAAGGGCAGAGTCCTTTTATCAGCTTGGGGAATATTATTTCGAACAACAGGACTATCTCAAAGCCAAAAACTACTACGACAGCACCATGACCATGATGGGCAAGACCGACCCCAGAAGAATTGCAGTAGCTAAGGTGGTTGCGAATCTCGAAGAAATTGCGAAACATCTGGAAAGCATTAGTCTGAACGATAGTTTGCTGCGCATTGCAGCACTTTCAGTAAAGGACAAACGGGCATTAGCCATTCAATTGAAAAACGCGAAAAAAGCCAAAGTACCCGAAGCGGTAAAAGATAACCGCTCGCGCTTTGCAGAACTCGACGGACTGGCAGCCAATCCATTTGGCAGAGAGAATTTTGGAAACCAGGATTCCAAAAAAACACAGAGCAATTTCTTTGCTTACGATCAAAGATCCATCAACCGGGGCAGGTCCGAGTTTGAACAAACCTGGGGAAACCGAAATCTGGAAGACAACTGGAGAAGAAAAAATAAGAATACATTTTCTATCAATGAAATTGTAAGCGAAGAAGTGGAGGAAGAGCAAGATAGCCTGGAAGCCGATCTGGCTCAGATTCTGAAAGGGATTCCGGAAACTCCCGAGCAGATCCTCGATGTAAAAAATAAAATAGCTGAATCCAAATTTCAATTAGGGGTTCTGTATCGCGAGAAACTGGACAATTTTGTCAAATCTTCTCAAAGTCTGAAAAATCTGCTCGAAGAGTATCCTAAAACTCAACGTAAACCCGATGCGCTTTACTATTTATATCTCAATTGCCTGGATCTCTCAGACGATGCATGCATGCATTCCTATAAAGACCAGATCATTTACGAATTTCCCGGCAGCCATTATGGCAAAGTATTAAGCGATCCGGAATACGTGAAAGGCCTGTTGGCTAAAAGAGACGAGATCACAAACGAATACAATAAAGCATACAGCTATTATTCCAACAAGCAATTCAAAGAAGCACTGGATTTGCTTCAATTGCTTAAAAACCGCATGGGCGGAGGACATAAATTATTGGCGAAAGCAGCCTTGTTGTCTGCATTCTGCATTGGCAATACCGAAGGCAAAGATGTTTATATGAATGCTTTGAAAGATGTGGTGGCCAATCACCCGTCGACCCCTGAAGAAATCAAAGCCAAAGAAATTTTGAGATTTTTAAAAGGTGATCAGGATGCATTTGTACAGATCAGGGCTTCGGAATTGGATAAATTCAATTTCAAACAGGAGGATGAAAAATTGCATTTTATGTTGGTGGTGTTGTACAATCCGGAAGATAAAATCGAAAATAAAATTAAAATATCCATATCCGACTATAACGTCAATTATCATCAGCCGGAGAAACTGAAAATGACCAGTGTGGAACTCGATACCGAATCCAACAATCCCATCCTCGTCATCCGCAAATTCGATACCAAGAAACAGGCCATGAAATATTTCGAAGGCGTCATGAAAAAACCCGAAGAATTCATCCCGGATTTTGACAACTGGGAATTACTGGCTGTTACCCAAAATAACTATCGCGAAA includes:
- the rsfS gene encoding ribosome silencing factor; this encodes MSTLLSKSKSASQKDQVFLDLIIDAIRDIKGKNIVLLDLRKLPDAPSSYFIICEGDSSTQIKAIAGNVERRVKEETGNIAHSEGQLGAKWVLVDFFDVVVHIFDKETRRYYELEDLWSDARITEYQNL
- a CDS encoding cation-translocating P-type ATPase, encoding MITGKYTGLTSEQVKVQRKKSEVQKLQKEGLPGWLEILLSIITEPLFLILVATAGIYFLLGENEEAWIMLAALGFVSGISLFQEHRSSRAEKALKSLLEPKIKVFRNAEFLMIEQDDLVLEDVFLIEDGDLIPADAKLLESHDLTINESILTGESIPLYKGLDSNDRDIFQGTQVMSGYGIAEVKFLGRETRLGKIQQQLKNIQAVKTPIQIQIQNFVQKMVQFGLVAFAIIWAIQYYITQNFIFGLLKGLTLSMSVLPEEIPVAFSTFMALGALQLYKNQVLVKNPMTVETLGGVSVLCLDKTGTITENQMQLEGIYSFQEGKLSQLKERHASANKVIEFAMWSSEESPFDPMEQSIHQAYEQICTEDLRLVFSMVREYPLAGRPPMMIHVFENPEGQQLLACKGGLESVIKICGLTPEEEKRLVEQSQSLADLGHRVLAVAGSNERLSDFPADPFEFKMQMLGLVSFYDPPKKNIKDTIRKFYQAGIDVKILSGDFSNTTLAVARQIGIQQTSKFCTGDEVMAMNEQSLVLELNSTAVFSRMYPEAKLKVIETLKNSGQIVSMTGDGVNDGPALKASHIGIAMGRKGSELARRSSSLILANDDLSKLVDGIALGRRIYENLKKAIQYIISIHIPIILIVTLPLIFFWDYTDFFSPVHVVFLELIMGPTCSIVFENEPIEPQSMVKPPRKSTNELFTWSELNTSIVQGLVITAFCLAVARYAMYASYPEEKVRSLLYTNLVFANVFLTLVNRSFIESIWTTLRYKNKLVPLILGISILALMTTLYHPALQTVFRFEALKFAEVMMCAGLGLLSVIWMEFFKWRRRKSGSNYSKG
- a CDS encoding M23 family metallopeptidase, yielding MSIHVQKARKWLKQHLEKRFLFIIRNEETFEETASYRVTLKNIYLLASTLVFVLGLFLLLLIIFTPVKKYIPGYGDVRSQREFMELDRKIQGLEKSIAARDTYIEGIQRILEGKPQTRSEVTKNVQIKQVKPESEPKVKEDSLLRAEFESLLARENPQKDKNQERKSIPISRSLGTDVSEVNSPVQLISPIRGPMGAKYNPETGHLGVDIMAAQNTPIKAVLEGTVIQADWSIENGHTIALQHGNNLVSIYKHNSALLKKTGSRVRSGEAIAIIGNTGTLTSGPHLHFELWYKGKPVNPSDYMRF
- a CDS encoding DUF937 domain-containing protein, producing MDLMKMLQDQMNNQVLGQISQQIGASEDQTATATQGIFTALVGGLANNTSSGTGLNSLLSALDRDHDGSSLDDIMGFVGGMMSGTASGNQANGMGILGHILGNKQEAVAQNISQKSGLDLSQIMKLMPILAPVVMSVLGKLLRSGGNAPQAQAAPSGGAGQIIDLASILMGSAQSAQGGAFGDLLGNVIGGVLSGGQPAANQSSGGGLFGKLLGTLFKR
- the ftsH gene encoding ATP-dependent zinc metalloprotease FtsH; the encoded protein is MEQKQPSPSGQPKKPGEGFNAYWIYGIILLVIIGVNLFYMASPGKGNINSVRFDDMALRGDIEKIEVVNLKQAYVYLRPESINKDDYKDKLSATQGSRPQYYFNIGPAEKFQEKIDKYNDHLPNKISISYEEKQNWLGPILSFVVPFLIILAIWMFLMRRVGGGGSGPGAQIFNIGKSKATLFEKDESTNVTFKDVAGLDEAKEEVMEIVDFLKNPKKYTSLGGKIPKGVLLVGPPGTGKTLLAKAVAGEAAVPFFTISGSDFVEMFVGVGASRVRDLFRQAREKAPCIVFIDEIDAVGRARGRNTIQGGNDERENTLNQLLVEMDGFGTESGVILMAATNRPDVLDSALLRPGRFDRQIGIDPPDLKGREEIFKVHLKPLKLAEDVTPYVLAEMTPGFAGAEIANICNEAALVAARRDKKAIDLDDFNYALDRVIGGLEKKNKLISPEEKEIIAYHEAGHAIIGWYLQYASPLVKVTIVPRGIGTLGYAQYLPKEEYITRTEALLDRMCMTLGGRASEKIMFDKISTGAQSDLDHVTKMAYSMVNVFGMNDKIGNVSYYGLSQEAFQRPYSEDTARIMDQEVRVLIESQYLRAQNLLKDKGKELEILAQELLRKEVLHKSDVERLIGPSPYHKDKSAEPSPLSGQHVSDEKPLIEKELEKG
- a CDS encoding biotin--[acetyl-CoA-carboxylase] ligase, whose amino-acid sequence is MRFDFPHLSFTSTDSTNLQALNYLSKTNPESGFMLIADFQTAGKGQFGRNWESETGTNLLCSFIFGPLNWSIKQLFNLHLISALAIFRLLEENQLNKLSIKWPNDIYAGNKKIAGILIQNIIKEQKLQWTVIGCGINVNQSQFSDTINASSIFLETGMKFSIDVLACRLRELLIEYFQAGHRMEDLLAKYNAALYGKNQLKSLRLKNDESIRVEIQSVNAIGNLIAKNEHGEFLELTHGETNIDW